Proteins found in one Erythrobacter sp. 3-20A1M genomic segment:
- a CDS encoding TonB-dependent receptor: protein MSGVSALALLGLSQAAFAQEVIPNGADAGDPSEVGLNEDNVIVVTGIRASLAESQRIKRDAQGVVDAISAEDIGKFPDTNLAESLQRITGVSIDRQNGEGSTVTVRGFGPEYNLVLLNGRQMPTSTLGDGASAPSTRSFDFANLASEGVAGVEVYKTGRASVPSGGIGSTINIKTPRPLDTMGLRGSVAAKAVLDTSRNGKDEVTPEFSGIISDTFADERFGVLLTGSYQRRKASNNSGSVGFRDGFIGSENNWGTLPQPGTPGAQNVTNRPGPDDVYEIPQSAAYDLIDIDRERINGQLVLQARPTDTLTATVDYTYSRNKIEVRDSSVGIWFNFGDTSSEWTDGPVAGPVFYSENFAPGKDLSYSGALSANQSENKSLGGNLVWEAPGNVTVVLDAHHSTAESKPTNKYGSSTSIGNAIFGVQSQTINFENDLPVLSYNMYPGIDPLDASLITPTGNSFRNAYFRDEINQVQLTGHYDHGGDILDSIDAGFSFVDNKVRSAYGFIQNETWGGVGPASDIPDDLFTLVTIPDKFDGVSGADAGIIPALYQFDFANYADLLESLYQVCSQSQTGSVQPGTCLADYTTDRTISEKTISPFVQANFAFDVFDRPAHIIAGLRYDQTTVASSSLLPIPVGTRWTGNNEFALILGDTQTLTSKGSYQNWLPNIDFDIEPIRNVKLRASYSHTITRANYADLQGGLELATNPTISQGTGSLGNPNLVPFKSKNIDLSAEWYYGRASYLSVGFFNKDVKNFISVDQINRTAFDLRNPADGPRYQAAVAALGTTDATQVRDYILRNYPGSSTVTGSTVIDGVTYLQGDIFGLPEDDLFNFQIAQPFNNDRTANIHGWEFAIQHQFWDTGFGVILNYTIVDGDTDYDNALNPNIGQFALTGLSDSANAVAFFDKYGLQARVAYNWRDEFYAGGSFDPTYVEAYGQIDASASYEFTNGLSVFLEAINLTGEGRRGHRRSDNFVTFAQPGYARYSGGVRFTF from the coding sequence TTGAGCGGCGTATCCGCGCTCGCCTTGCTCGGGCTTTCTCAGGCCGCCTTTGCGCAGGAGGTCATTCCCAACGGCGCGGACGCGGGCGATCCGTCCGAAGTTGGGCTAAACGAAGACAACGTCATCGTCGTTACCGGAATTCGCGCGAGCCTCGCCGAGTCGCAGCGGATCAAGCGTGACGCGCAGGGCGTCGTCGATGCGATTTCGGCCGAGGATATCGGCAAGTTCCCCGACACCAACCTCGCCGAGTCGCTGCAGCGCATCACCGGCGTTTCCATCGATCGGCAGAACGGTGAAGGTTCGACGGTCACGGTCCGCGGGTTCGGCCCGGAATATAACCTCGTACTGCTCAACGGTCGGCAGATGCCGACGTCGACGCTGGGCGATGGTGCCAGTGCCCCGTCCACGCGATCGTTCGATTTCGCCAACCTCGCGTCCGAGGGCGTTGCCGGGGTGGAGGTCTACAAGACCGGGCGCGCGTCCGTTCCCTCGGGCGGCATCGGCTCGACCATCAACATCAAGACCCCGCGCCCGCTCGATACCATGGGCTTGCGCGGCAGCGTCGCCGCCAAGGCCGTGCTCGACACCTCGCGCAACGGGAAGGACGAGGTCACGCCCGAATTTTCGGGGATCATTTCCGATACCTTTGCCGACGAGCGCTTCGGCGTTCTGCTGACCGGTTCGTATCAGCGCCGCAAGGCGAGCAACAACTCCGGTAGCGTGGGCTTTCGCGACGGATTTATCGGCTCGGAAAACAATTGGGGGACGCTGCCGCAGCCCGGCACGCCGGGGGCGCAAAACGTCACCAATCGGCCGGGGCCGGACGACGTCTATGAAATTCCCCAGAGCGCCGCTTACGACCTGATCGATATCGACCGCGAACGCATCAACGGCCAGTTGGTGCTGCAGGCGCGGCCGACCGATACCCTGACCGCCACGGTCGATTACACCTATTCGCGCAACAAGATCGAAGTGCGCGACAGCAGCGTGGGTATCTGGTTCAATTTCGGCGACACATCGAGCGAGTGGACCGATGGCCCCGTGGCCGGTCCGGTGTTCTATTCGGAGAATTTCGCACCGGGGAAGGATCTTTCCTACAGCGGCGCGCTGTCCGCGAACCAGAGCGAGAACAAGTCGCTCGGCGGAAATCTGGTCTGGGAAGCGCCCGGTAACGTGACGGTGGTGCTGGACGCGCACCACTCCACCGCGGAATCGAAGCCGACCAACAAATACGGCTCCAGCACGTCGATCGGCAACGCCATCTTTGGCGTGCAATCGCAGACGATCAATTTCGAGAACGACCTGCCCGTACTGTCCTACAACATGTATCCGGGCATCGATCCGCTCGACGCCTCGCTCATCACTCCGACCGGCAACTCGTTCCGGAACGCCTATTTCCGCGACGAAATCAACCAGGTCCAGTTGACCGGGCATTACGACCACGGGGGCGATATCCTCGACAGCATCGACGCCGGATTCTCCTTCGTCGATAACAAGGTGCGTTCCGCCTACGGGTTCATCCAGAACGAGACGTGGGGCGGCGTCGGACCGGCTTCGGATATTCCCGACGATCTCTTCACCCTTGTCACCATTCCCGACAAGTTCGACGGGGTGAGTGGCGCGGATGCCGGCATCATCCCGGCATTGTACCAGTTCGACTTCGCGAACTACGCTGACTTGCTGGAGAGCCTATATCAGGTTTGCAGCCAATCGCAGACGGGATCGGTCCAGCCCGGAACCTGTCTGGCCGACTATACGACGGACCGGACGATCAGCGAGAAGACGATCTCCCCGTTTGTGCAAGCGAATTTCGCCTTCGACGTCTTCGACCGGCCCGCGCATATCATCGCAGGTCTTCGCTACGACCAGACGACCGTCGCTTCGTCTTCGCTCCTGCCGATCCCGGTAGGAACGCGCTGGACGGGCAACAACGAATTCGCGTTGATTCTTGGCGATACCCAGACGCTGACGAGCAAGGGCAGTTACCAGAACTGGCTGCCGAATATCGATTTCGACATTGAACCGATACGCAATGTGAAGCTGCGCGCATCCTATAGCCACACTATTACACGCGCCAATTACGCTGATTTGCAGGGTGGGCTGGAACTGGCCACGAACCCTACCATTTCGCAGGGCACGGGCAGTCTCGGCAATCCCAATCTCGTTCCGTTCAAGTCGAAGAACATCGATCTCTCGGCCGAATGGTACTACGGGCGTGCCAGTTACCTCTCGGTGGGCTTCTTCAACAAGGACGTGAAGAATTTCATCAGCGTCGACCAGATCAATCGGACCGCGTTCGACCTGCGTAATCCGGCCGATGGGCCGCGTTACCAGGCAGCGGTAGCGGCCCTGGGCACCACGGATGCTACCCAAGTCCGTGATTACATCCTGCGCAATTATCCGGGCTCATCGACCGTCACGGGATCGACTGTGATTGACGGGGTAACCTACCTGCAGGGCGACATCTTTGGGCTGCCAGAGGACGACCTGTTCAACTTCCAGATCGCGCAACCCTTCAACAATGATCGGACTGCCAATATCCATGGCTGGGAATTCGCGATCCAGCACCAGTTCTGGGATACGGGCTTCGGCGTCATCCTGAACTACACGATCGTCGATGGCGATACCGATTACGACAACGCTCTCAACCCGAATATCGGGCAGTTCGCGCTGACCGGGCTGAGCGATAGCGCCAACGCGGTCGCGTTCTTCGACAAGTATGGGTTGCAGGCTCGCGTCGCTTACAATTGGCGCGACGAATTCTACGCCGGCGGCTCGTTCGATCCGACCTATGTCGAGGCCTATGGGCAGATCGATGCGAGCGCGAGTTACGAATTCACGAACGGTCTGTCGGTATTCCTCGAGGCGATCAACCTGACCGGGGAGGGTCGGCGCGGCCATCGGCGGTCGGACAACTTCGTGACCTTTGCGCAGCCTGGCTACGCGCGCTACTCGGGGGGCGTACGTTTCACCTTCTGA
- a CDS encoding tryptophan halogenase family protein produces the protein MARSIRQIVIVGGGTAGWLAACRIAAHPWREAAPAVTLIEAPDIAPLGVGEGTWPTMRGTLARIGIGEAEFLRACDGSFKQGSRFEGWVTGAPDDSYLHPFTAPPDGVADDVLAGWSAVPDRSFAEAMTAQARICRLDCAPRQPGMPDYAGALNYAYHLDAGKLATMLRQRAVDDLGVQHVRDRVTDVVCDASGGISRVETKANGPIEGDLFIDCTGQSARLIGFALQVPWIDRGDVLFNDRALAVQVPVSDGSPIASQTVAIAHSAGWTWDIGLPTRRGIGCVYSSRHMSDDNALAQLRRYVAQALPDVAFRPEGVRQLTFSSGHRGRFWQGNCLAIGQSAGFMEPLEASAIVMIELSLDMLLDNFPATDASLSLHAERFNRLFRYRWDRIVDFLKLHYVLSRREEPYWRDHCDPASTTSSLADLVVLWREQPPSGYDFPQRDEVFPAASHQYVLYGMRGRPENDRTLHTPAGAAMEGTMQQIHQRGRALASALPTNRAYLDALRDAEPREAAVAGADR, from the coding sequence TTGGCCAGATCGATCCGGCAGATCGTAATCGTCGGGGGCGGCACAGCCGGATGGCTGGCCGCCTGCCGGATCGCCGCGCATCCCTGGCGCGAAGCCGCACCGGCCGTGACGCTGATCGAGGCACCGGATATCGCCCCACTCGGCGTGGGCGAGGGCACCTGGCCCACCATGCGGGGTACGCTTGCCCGGATCGGTATCGGTGAAGCGGAATTCCTCCGCGCCTGCGATGGCTCGTTCAAGCAAGGCTCTCGTTTCGAGGGCTGGGTGACGGGCGCACCCGACGACAGCTATCTCCATCCCTTCACCGCTCCTCCCGATGGCGTAGCGGACGATGTCCTCGCAGGCTGGAGCGCCGTGCCGGACCGTTCCTTTGCGGAGGCGATGACCGCGCAGGCGCGCATCTGTCGGCTGGATTGTGCGCCCCGTCAGCCGGGAATGCCCGACTACGCCGGCGCGCTGAACTACGCCTATCACCTCGATGCAGGCAAACTCGCGACCATGCTGCGGCAGCGGGCCGTCGACGATCTCGGGGTGCAGCATGTGCGCGACCGGGTGACCGATGTGGTATGCGACGCAAGCGGCGGTATCTCGCGCGTCGAGACGAAGGCGAACGGTCCGATCGAGGGCGACCTGTTCATCGATTGTACCGGGCAGAGCGCGCGATTGATTGGTTTCGCCTTGCAGGTCCCATGGATCGATCGCGGCGACGTGCTCTTCAACGACCGCGCGCTCGCCGTTCAGGTGCCGGTGTCCGATGGTAGTCCCATCGCCTCGCAAACCGTGGCGATCGCCCACAGCGCCGGGTGGACCTGGGACATCGGCCTGCCCACGCGGCGCGGGATCGGCTGCGTGTATTCCTCGCGCCATATGAGCGACGACAATGCCCTCGCGCAGCTTCGCCGATATGTCGCGCAAGCGCTCCCGGACGTCGCGTTTAGGCCTGAGGGCGTAAGGCAACTCACCTTTTCCAGCGGGCATCGCGGGCGTTTCTGGCAAGGCAATTGCCTCGCCATCGGCCAGTCGGCCGGTTTCATGGAGCCGCTCGAGGCGTCGGCCATCGTGATGATCGAACTCTCGCTCGACATGCTGCTCGACAATTTCCCCGCGACCGACGCTTCGCTGTCGCTTCATGCCGAACGGTTCAATCGCCTGTTCCGCTATCGCTGGGACCGGATCGTCGATTTCCTGAAGCTGCATTACGTGCTCAGCCGCCGGGAAGAGCCCTATTGGCGCGATCATTGTGATCCGGCGAGCACAACGTCCAGTCTAGCCGACCTCGTGGTGCTCTGGCGGGAGCAGCCGCCTTCGGGTTACGACTTTCCCCAACGGGACGAAGTCTTCCCGGCAGCCAGTCATCAGTACGTGCTCTACGGGATGCGCGGGCGCCCGGAGAACGATCGAACCTTGCACACTCCAGCCGGCGCGGCGATGGAAGGGACCATGCAGCAAATCCATCAGCGGGGAAGGGCGCTTGCCTCGGCCCTTCCGACCAACCGGGCCTATCTCGACGCGCTCCGCGATGCGGAACCGAGGGAGGCCGCAGTAGCGGGAGCGGATCGATGA
- a CDS encoding SapC family protein: MAHPRVSYGDGVRVFDEDRQPTPYLERMSELLGALDEGYRASGAFFEALQRYELLEPFSLEVELEDGSKNRLVGFHVIDEDRLRALDAATLEELHAQDHLLPIFMALASLAQIGALVDRKNQRIDHG, translated from the coding sequence ATGGCGCACCCGCGGGTGTCCTATGGCGACGGCGTGCGGGTGTTCGACGAGGATCGGCAACCGACGCCCTATCTGGAGCGAATGTCGGAGCTGCTCGGGGCGCTGGACGAGGGCTATCGCGCAAGCGGAGCGTTTTTCGAGGCGCTTCAGCGGTACGAACTGCTCGAACCCTTCTCGCTCGAAGTGGAACTGGAGGATGGATCGAAGAACCGGCTAGTCGGCTTCCACGTAATCGATGAAGATCGGTTGCGGGCTCTCGATGCGGCGACGCTGGAGGAACTGCACGCGCAGGACCATTTGCTGCCGATCTTCATGGCTCTCGCATCGCTGGCGCAGATCGGCGCGCTGGTCGATCGCAAGAACCAGCGGATCGATCATGGCTGA
- a CDS encoding cupin-like domain-containing protein, with protein MADADPRLHDRLPAIAERSVETAAELDWLLQDSREPFVVRGLASPWPLVAAGRESNRAAREYLLARAKDRPFVVSVGAPGDGGRLFYDERMRMNFQSGRALLPEVFQGIDAAEGKPDAATVYLSSIDMHEFFDGLYEDNHIDLGDRSLISSIWIGTRTRIAAHNDFPHNLACCAVGRRRFTLFPPDQFANLYLGPIDNTPAGRAISMVDLHDPDFGAHSRFREALKHAVVAELEAGDALYIPSMWWHHVEGLDDFNVLVNFWWRDTPRWMGQPQDALNHAILAVRDLPDAEKDLWRQLFAYYVFENGPEVTDHIPPDARSVLNPLTAENAGRLRAFLLRSLSR; from the coding sequence ATGGCTGATGCCGATCCCCGCCTGCACGACCGCCTGCCTGCCATCGCGGAGCGCAGCGTGGAAACGGCGGCGGAACTGGATTGGCTGTTGCAGGACAGCCGCGAGCCCTTCGTGGTGCGCGGCCTGGCGTCTCCGTGGCCGCTGGTCGCGGCGGGGAGGGAATCGAACCGTGCGGCGCGCGAATATCTGCTCGCCCGGGCAAAGGACCGGCCCTTCGTCGTGTCGGTCGGCGCGCCGGGTGACGGCGGGCGGCTGTTCTACGACGAGCGGATGCGGATGAATTTCCAGAGCGGTCGCGCGCTCTTGCCGGAGGTGTTTCAAGGAATCGACGCGGCGGAGGGGAAGCCGGACGCCGCCACGGTCTATCTCTCCTCGATCGACATGCATGAATTCTTCGATGGCCTGTACGAAGACAATCATATCGATCTGGGCGACCGGTCCCTGATCTCCAGCATCTGGATCGGCACCCGCACGCGCATCGCGGCGCACAACGATTTTCCCCACAATCTGGCCTGCTGCGCCGTCGGTCGCCGTCGGTTCACGCTGTTCCCACCCGATCAGTTCGCCAATCTCTATCTCGGCCCGATCGACAACACCCCGGCGGGCCGAGCGATCAGCATGGTCGATTTGCACGATCCCGATTTCGGCGCACACTCGCGATTTCGGGAAGCGCTGAAGCACGCGGTAGTGGCGGAACTGGAAGCGGGCGACGCGCTCTACATCCCTTCCATGTGGTGGCACCATGTCGAGGGGCTGGACGACTTCAACGTGCTGGTGAATTTCTGGTGGCGCGATACGCCGCGCTGGATGGGGCAGCCGCAGGACGCACTCAACCATGCGATCTTGGCGGTGCGTGACTTGCCCGATGCCGAAAAGGATTTGTGGCGACAGCTGTTCGCGTATTACGTGTTTGAGAACGGACCGGAGGTCACCGACCATATCCCGCCGGATGCGCGCAGCGTGCTGAATCCGCTGACCGCGGAGAACGCAGGGCGGCTCCGGGCGTTCCTGCTGCGGTCGCTGAGCCGATGA
- a CDS encoding tryptophan halogenase family protein, with protein sequence MKIEGDRPIRIVIAGGGTAGWMAAAAIARTMGRAAEVTLVESDMIGTVGVGESTIPPLVTYNRLLGINEADFMRETRATFKLGIQFDNWLREGEGYFHSFGLTGKDHWAAGFQHFWLEGRERGHSEPYDDYCLELMAAHAGKFAHLPDDRMNYAYQLDSARYAAFLRRMAEADGTHRREGRIAQVELDSENGDIHALLMEGGERVEGDLFLDCTGFRALLIEGALHAGYDDWSHYLPCDAAIAVQTRSVRPPPPFTRAIAHDSGWQWRIPLQHRGGNGIVYCSRYLERDAALDRLLSTVEGEVLNEPNMLRFLTGARRRQWYRNCVAIGLSAGFMEPLESTSIHLIQRAVLRLIRMLPAREVSERDIAEFNDQQMTDMVQIRDFLILHYKATERTDSAFWRYCRAMDVPDSLVQRIGLFRETGRVFRKNEELFAENSWVQVMMGQGIVPQNHHPIAGKLTDDEVDRLLQTLRTGVSKTVASLPSHDSYVRRYCGAQDSAPGSHADALGG encoded by the coding sequence ATGAAGATCGAGGGCGACCGGCCTATCCGCATCGTGATTGCCGGCGGCGGCACCGCAGGCTGGATGGCGGCTGCCGCCATTGCGCGGACCATGGGTCGCGCGGCCGAGGTGACGCTGGTCGAATCCGACATGATCGGCACCGTTGGCGTTGGCGAAAGCACCATTCCGCCGCTCGTCACCTACAACCGCCTGCTCGGCATCAACGAAGCCGATTTCATGCGCGAGACGCGCGCGACCTTCAAGCTGGGTATCCAGTTCGACAACTGGCTGCGCGAGGGCGAGGGCTATTTCCATTCCTTCGGCCTCACCGGCAAGGATCACTGGGCCGCGGGGTTCCAGCACTTCTGGCTGGAAGGGCGCGAGCGCGGCCATTCCGAGCCCTACGATGACTATTGTTTGGAACTTATGGCCGCCCACGCGGGCAAGTTCGCGCATCTGCCCGACGACCGCATGAACTACGCCTATCAGCTCGACAGCGCACGGTACGCCGCGTTTCTCCGGAGAATGGCGGAAGCGGACGGGACGCACCGGCGCGAAGGGCGGATCGCGCAAGTGGAGCTCGATTCCGAAAACGGCGACATCCACGCGCTTTTGATGGAAGGTGGCGAGCGTGTGGAGGGCGACCTGTTCCTCGATTGCACCGGGTTTCGCGCCCTGCTGATCGAGGGGGCGCTACACGCGGGCTACGACGACTGGTCGCATTACCTGCCTTGCGATGCGGCGATCGCGGTGCAGACTCGCTCGGTTCGCCCCCCGCCGCCCTTCACGCGGGCGATCGCGCACGATTCAGGGTGGCAATGGCGCATTCCGTTGCAGCATCGCGGCGGCAACGGCATCGTCTATTGCAGCCGGTATCTGGAGCGGGACGCGGCGCTCGACCGGCTGCTATCGACGGTCGAGGGCGAGGTCCTGAACGAGCCCAACATGTTGCGCTTCCTCACCGGCGCGCGGCGGCGGCAATGGTATCGCAACTGCGTGGCGATCGGACTTTCCGCCGGGTTCATGGAGCCACTGGAATCGACCAGCATCCATCTGATCCAGCGCGCGGTGCTGCGGCTCATCCGGATGCTGCCCGCGCGCGAGGTGAGCGAGCGCGACATCGCCGAATTCAACGATCAGCAGATGACGGATATGGTGCAGATCCGCGATTTCCTGATCCTGCATTACAAGGCGACCGAGCGCACCGACAGCGCCTTCTGGCGCTATTGCCGGGCGATGGACGTGCCCGACAGCCTGGTGCAGCGCATCGGCCTGTTTCGCGAGACGGGCCGCGTTTTCCGCAAGAACGAGGAACTGTTCGCCGAGAACAGCTGGGTGCAGGTGATGATGGGGCAGGGCATCGTGCCGCAGAACCATCACCCCATCGCGGGCAAGCTGACCGACGACGAAGTCGATCGCCTGTTGCAGACCCTTCGCACCGGGGTTTCGAAAACGGTCGCCTCGCTGCCTTCGCACGACAGTTACGTCAGGCGCTATTGCGGCGCGCAGGATTCCGCGCCGGGCTCACATGCAGATGCGCTTGGCGGATGA
- a CDS encoding LacI family DNA-binding transcriptional regulator has protein sequence MARRRDAVTIKHVAADAGVSLQTVSRVINKEPSVRPVTAQKVQASIDRLGYVPSIAAQRMRGHRSYIILALNDRERTISDWQERQGADWVDQMLLGGMLKCAEHGYRLMFELVDTHSDHVERELDAALAALQPDGVILTPPHSDNPLILRLLEDGKIPFARIGSADTETGITLTMDDTGSARMATEHLIELGHRRIGLIAGPPEYGLSAWRIDGWRQAMTAAGLPTEGLLEAGDFGFETGVVAARKLLEGAQPPSAIVASSDKMTLATLETARAMGLEVPKDLSLISFDNTPIARFTHPPLTAIDQPVAKTVARAVELIIAAQGRKDLPEMPVVIPGSLVQRDSTTRAPATSPNGS, from the coding sequence ATGGCCCGGCGGCGGGACGCGGTTACCATCAAGCATGTCGCGGCGGATGCGGGTGTCTCGCTCCAGACGGTCAGCCGCGTCATCAACAAGGAACCCAGCGTCCGGCCTGTCACCGCGCAAAAGGTTCAGGCGTCCATCGACCGGCTGGGCTACGTGCCCTCGATCGCGGCGCAACGCATGCGCGGCCACCGGTCCTACATTATCCTGGCGCTGAACGACCGCGAACGTACCATTTCCGACTGGCAGGAGCGGCAGGGTGCCGACTGGGTCGACCAGATGCTGCTCGGCGGAATGCTGAAATGCGCCGAACACGGCTATCGGCTGATGTTCGAACTGGTCGACACGCACAGCGACCATGTGGAGCGAGAGCTCGACGCGGCACTCGCGGCTTTGCAACCCGACGGCGTAATCCTGACACCGCCGCACTCGGACAATCCGCTTATCCTGCGCCTGCTGGAGGACGGCAAGATTCCGTTTGCCCGGATCGGATCGGCCGATACCGAGACGGGTATCACGCTGACCATGGATGACACCGGGTCCGCGAGGATGGCGACGGAGCATCTCATCGAACTGGGCCATCGCCGGATCGGGTTGATCGCGGGGCCGCCGGAGTACGGCCTCAGCGCGTGGCGTATCGACGGCTGGCGACAGGCCATGACCGCTGCCGGATTGCCCACCGAAGGTCTGCTGGAAGCCGGTGATTTCGGGTTCGAGACCGGTGTCGTCGCGGCTCGCAAATTGCTGGAGGGGGCTCAGCCGCCGAGCGCGATCGTGGCCAGCAGCGACAAGATGACGCTGGCGACCCTGGAAACCGCGCGAGCGATGGGCCTCGAGGTACCCAAAGACTTGTCGCTCATCAGTTTCGACAACACTCCGATCGCGCGCTTTACCCACCCGCCTCTCACCGCGATAGACCAGCCGGTTGCCAAGACCGTCGCGCGCGCCGTGGAACTGATCATCGCGGCACAGGGTCGGAAGGATTTGCCGGAGATGCCGGTCGTGATCCCTGGATCGCTCGTCCAGCGCGATTCCACCACGCGAGCGCCAGCGACCAGCCCGAATGGCAGCTGA
- a CDS encoding MFS transporter, giving the protein MAADPTRAAEPAQSLRFLLLYALAWAGGAVAYVPFLTLFLPVRVAEISGSAAVQWLGYMAFGGAVAASIGGVAFGWLSDLYGKRWGWIRAGVVVNVVLLLVMARIETLWLLMATLLIWQLGLNMMLSPLAALAGDCVPDHQKGLLGGLLAFAPAAGAAAGALATFIGIIPRGGMPLQDQMSIVAVMIVACVGPLLLFGKPRPVPVSTGGSTERTREPRRLDRAIVRMWLARLAVQIAEATLFAYLLYYFQSLDPSFRAVDIARITSAVLILSIPLSLFAGRWADQSGRAIRPLRLSAGIGAASLALMAVSDSIATALSGYILFGVAAAVFLALHSSQTLRVLPSPTRRGRDIGLFNLANTVPSLIMPWLTIAIVPAYGFAPLLWLLALLAGLATFLMMSIEALPKSA; this is encoded by the coding sequence ATGGCAGCTGATCCGACAAGGGCAGCCGAACCGGCCCAATCGCTGCGTTTCCTGTTGCTTTACGCGCTCGCCTGGGCTGGCGGGGCAGTGGCCTACGTTCCCTTCCTCACCCTGTTCCTGCCCGTTCGCGTGGCCGAGATCTCGGGCTCCGCGGCGGTCCAATGGCTGGGTTACATGGCATTCGGCGGAGCGGTCGCCGCCAGCATCGGGGGTGTGGCGTTCGGCTGGCTAAGCGACCTGTATGGGAAGCGGTGGGGTTGGATCCGCGCTGGGGTGGTAGTCAATGTCGTCCTCTTGCTTGTCATGGCCCGGATCGAAACCCTGTGGCTACTGATGGCGACATTGCTGATATGGCAATTGGGCCTCAACATGATGCTATCTCCACTCGCCGCGCTGGCCGGCGATTGCGTGCCCGACCATCAGAAAGGGCTGTTGGGCGGGCTCCTTGCCTTCGCCCCGGCTGCCGGCGCGGCTGCGGGCGCCCTCGCGACTTTCATCGGCATCATTCCGCGCGGTGGCATGCCGCTGCAGGATCAGATGTCGATCGTCGCAGTGATGATCGTGGCTTGCGTCGGACCGCTTCTCCTTTTCGGCAAGCCGCGTCCCGTTCCCGTGTCGACCGGAGGCTCAACCGAACGAACCCGCGAACCGCGCCGTCTCGATCGCGCCATCGTGCGGATGTGGCTTGCGCGCCTCGCGGTCCAGATCGCGGAAGCGACGTTGTTCGCCTATCTGCTGTATTATTTCCAGTCGCTCGACCCGTCCTTCCGGGCGGTCGATATCGCGCGGATCACCAGCGCCGTACTCATCCTTTCCATACCCCTGTCGCTGTTTGCGGGACGATGGGCCGACCAGAGCGGTCGAGCGATCCGGCCGCTGCGCCTCAGTGCAGGTATCGGTGCGGCCAGCCTGGCGCTGATGGCGGTGTCGGACAGCATCGCCACCGCGCTTTCCGGATATATCCTGTTCGGCGTGGCGGCAGCTGTGTTCCTCGCGCTCCACAGCAGTCAGACCCTGCGGGTTCTGCCCAGTCCGACCCGGCGCGGGCGCGATATCGGACTCTTCAATTTGGCCAATACAGTCCCCTCGCTGATCATGCCGTGGCTGACGATCGCGATCGTCCCCGCCTATGGTTTCGCGCCGCTGCTCTGGCTGCTCGCGCTTCTCGCAGGGCTCGCGACATTCCTGATGATGAGCATCGAAGCCCTTCCTAAATCCGCTTGA